The Chlorogloeopsis sp. ULAP01 genome has a segment encoding these proteins:
- a CDS encoding type I secretion system permease/ATPase, producing the protein MASRENSKADSQTASEIKTTDEEYSHTRVLASLPWNQPPLCWLNAEQQTFLKKQSESQCFNLGEKIWPKDGADYQYLIVSGKVRLREEETGKPLATLQVGDWFGSLQQLPVECKAVAASKDVIVVRWSAAVWMEVSTPEIEEYWQGSKEDAETRRHGDTEKNEDKETRRQGDKGREPDSQFPASPRPSLPVSSLSPQPTYPFVSSRNTAAACLTMVAQQLDNPVKLEWVQRQLRGQRPKHLVETAEKLGFVMRRLQVSWSNLQQLSFPALLPWGGATESEASWVVVYAVRGDRLTIANPLNPDCTCEVLPQSVVEEYWHGQLWQVELIQKQERFNLGWFLPAVWKYRRLLIEVLLASFTLQLLGLTTPLITQVVIDKVMVQESLATLDVMAIALLLVALFESILGILRLFIFTHTARRLDLSLSAQLFRHLMRLPLAYFESRRVGDTVARVQELEQIRQFLTGTALTVILDSIFAVVYLALMFYYNIPLTFTALAVLPLFAILTLVATPILRNWLNETFNRSADSQSFLVETVTGIHSVKAHAAEPIARDRWEGLFARFIRTGFRASTTSNISSNIGDFLTNFSSLLILWFGAKLVIENKLTIGQLVAFQMLSGRVTGPLLRLVQLWQNLQQVLLSVDRIGDILNVAPEAEPGTGLVLPPLKGQVSFEQVFFSYRANTEPVLRGISFSVQPGQFVGIVGRSGSGKSTLSKLLQRLYQIESGRILIDGFDIKSADLVSLRQQISVVLQEDFLFNGSILENITLGNPDITAEQVVEAARLAVAHDFVSDLPHGYETNVGERGTALSGGQRQRIALARLFLSQAPILILDEATSALDSETEQQVLQNLQQVSQGRTVFLIAHRFAPLKRADLILVLEKGVLVERGTHSELLQQQGLYWSLYQRQQVNI; encoded by the coding sequence ATGGCTAGCAGAGAAAATTCAAAAGCTGACAGTCAAACTGCAAGTGAAATAAAAACTACAGACGAAGAATATTCACATACAAGGGTGCTAGCCTCTCTACCTTGGAATCAACCACCACTATGCTGGTTAAATGCCGAACAACAAACCTTTTTGAAAAAGCAGTCAGAAAGTCAGTGCTTTAATTTAGGAGAAAAAATTTGGCCAAAAGATGGAGCTGATTACCAATATTTGATCGTTTCTGGAAAAGTTCGCTTGCGAGAAGAAGAAACAGGGAAGCCCTTAGCAACACTGCAAGTAGGCGATTGGTTCGGTAGTTTGCAACAGCTGCCTGTTGAATGTAAAGCTGTAGCTGCCAGTAAAGACGTGATCGTGGTGCGTTGGAGTGCAGCAGTATGGATGGAAGTTTCTACGCCAGAGATTGAGGAGTATTGGCAAGGCTCTAAAGAAGACGCGGAGACACGGAGACACGGAGACACGGAGAAAAATGAGGACAAGGAGACAAGGAGACAAGGGGACAAGGGGAGAGAACCTGATTCACAATTCCCCGCGTCCCCGCGTCCCTCGCTCCCTGTGTCCTCTCTTTCCCCCCAACCAACTTACCCCTTTGTTTCCAGTCGCAACACAGCTGCTGCTTGTTTGACAATGGTGGCGCAGCAGTTAGACAATCCTGTCAAATTGGAATGGGTACAGCGCCAACTGAGAGGACAGCGCCCAAAACATTTGGTAGAAACAGCAGAAAAGTTAGGCTTTGTAATGCGGCGATTGCAAGTGAGTTGGAGTAATTTGCAGCAGTTATCTTTTCCTGCTTTGTTACCTTGGGGTGGAGCGACAGAAAGTGAAGCAAGTTGGGTGGTTGTTTATGCCGTCAGGGGCGATCGCCTAACAATAGCTAATCCTCTCAATCCAGATTGCACGTGTGAAGTTTTGCCGCAGTCAGTGGTGGAAGAGTATTGGCACGGGCAGCTATGGCAAGTAGAACTGATTCAGAAGCAGGAAAGATTTAATCTCGGTTGGTTTTTACCAGCAGTATGGAAGTACCGAAGATTACTCATAGAAGTGCTGCTAGCATCTTTTACATTACAGCTTTTGGGATTAACAACACCCTTAATTACCCAGGTTGTCATTGATAAAGTCATGGTGCAGGAGAGTTTAGCGACTCTCGATGTCATGGCGATCGCGCTGCTGTTGGTGGCACTGTTTGAGTCAATACTTGGTATCCTGCGATTGTTTATCTTTACCCATACTGCCCGGCGTTTGGATTTGAGTTTATCGGCGCAGCTATTTCGCCACTTGATGCGTCTGCCTTTAGCCTATTTTGAATCGCGGCGGGTAGGAGACACAGTTGCCCGTGTTCAAGAACTAGAACAAATTCGTCAGTTTCTTACGGGTACAGCTTTAACTGTCATCTTAGACAGCATCTTTGCTGTGGTGTACCTAGCACTGATGTTTTACTACAATATTCCTCTCACTTTCACGGCTTTAGCTGTATTGCCTTTGTTCGCCATCTTGACATTGGTAGCCACACCGATTCTCCGCAATTGGCTCAACGAAACTTTTAATCGCAGTGCCGACAGTCAATCATTTCTCGTCGAGACAGTCACGGGAATTCATTCTGTCAAAGCTCATGCAGCAGAACCAATCGCACGCGATCGCTGGGAAGGTTTGTTTGCCCGTTTCATTCGTACAGGTTTCAGAGCCTCTACTACCTCGAACATCAGCAGTAATATCGGTGATTTTCTTACTAATTTTTCTAGCCTGCTGATTCTGTGGTTTGGGGCTAAGTTAGTAATTGAAAACAAGCTTACCATCGGACAGCTTGTTGCCTTTCAAATGCTTTCCGGTAGAGTCACAGGGCCATTGCTACGCTTAGTGCAACTATGGCAAAATTTACAGCAAGTTTTACTTTCTGTAGATAGGATTGGCGACATTCTCAACGTAGCTCCAGAAGCCGAACCAGGAACTGGTTTAGTTCTGCCACCTCTCAAAGGGCAAGTCAGCTTTGAGCAAGTCTTCTTCAGCTATCGAGCCAACACAGAACCAGTTTTGCGGGGTATCTCTTTTTCCGTCCAACCAGGGCAGTTTGTTGGTATTGTCGGACGTAGTGGTTCTGGTAAAAGTACTCTTTCTAAACTTTTGCAGCGCCTGTATCAAATCGAATCAGGACGTATCCTGATTGATGGTTTTGATATTAAAAGTGCCGATTTAGTTTCACTGCGTCAACAAATTAGTGTAGTTCTGCAAGAAGATTTTCTGTTCAACGGTTCGATATTGGAAAACATCACCCTTGGAAATCCCGACATTACCGCCGAACAAGTAGTAGAAGCAGCCAGGCTCGCTGTTGCTCACGACTTTGTCAGTGATTTACCCCACGGCTACGAAACCAACGTTGGCGAACGCGGTACAGCCTTATCTGGCGGGCAGCGACAACGCATTGCCTTAGCACGCCTGTTTCTTTCGCAAGCACCGATTCTGATTTTAGATGAAGCTACCAGCGCATTAGATAGCGAAACAGAACAACAAGTCTTGCAAAATCTGCAACAAGTTTCTCAAGGGCGAACTGTATTTCTGATTGCCCATCGTTTTGCCCCTCTCAAGCGTGCAGATTTAATATTGGTGCTAGAAAAGGGTGTTCTAGTTGAACGCGGTACTCACTCCGAACTGTTGCAGCAACAAGGTTTGTACTGGTCGTTATATCAGCGCCAACAAGTAAATATTTAG